In one Spongiibacter tropicus DSM 19543 genomic region, the following are encoded:
- a CDS encoding TonB-dependent receptor — translation MKNYPFTAGARLKVLPLAISLLSLPTLVSNASAQALEEVLVTAERRVESLQDTPISITALNSEGIDKRGITNTDDMFASMPGMGGYSAPGSRGATSLSIRGISGGVGSNISLDPAVGMYVDGVYVGKMLGTAMDVAQIERIEILRGPQGTLYGRNSTAGAINVISRKPLGEFAADLTAGLGNYGLRTLKGSVDFDAIGEVGEGAGKLSAALNFLSKDRDGFYENYSGGEDFDNLDRLAWRAALRWEPRENITVDYIYDHSELDEVGTLQKAVGFTALNTQGTSRLDFLKNTVLPSAQGLAMAPGADGRIASRWIPSIQKTIDAYEQVLARGEGRPKGGWADNPPVSENESDGHAITAEWFLGERGVLGEVTLKSITAYREIETYVFGDLEDIDSSLDANGIGAYNDNLHLALLQIYGQFGGAGADGVWNAIDTLGAGHSLQDTSSAYEQFSQEFQLTGATAQLDYTLGLFWFEDESNYDRKAAFALPLAGRQAEKYTLNTDALALYGQGTYRFAQLEDRLALTIGMRYTEEKKAVAYNFGRVVSPFGVTPARSTDLDNNFYNFSYNATVAYDVADNINAFLRYATGYRSGGFNGEIFANGFDEETIEQVEVGVKSDWLDKRLRVNAGVYAYKYDDLQTSVIDTTSGTAASAIINAGVAERWGSELEISVAPVEAMVVSLAYSYIHGDFAEYPSTCFNGECIKGYKESKRGNSPSNKVNLSLDYTFASTAIGDFNLFVDANWQDTWEQVSLAPAVISDGMGGQGVYSFPVRSMDERTVVNARISLSNIPVEKGELMVSLWGNNLTDDDYPAYGINFQGLGLETEQYGAPRTYGLELRYRY, via the coding sequence ATGAAGAATTATCCATTCACTGCAGGTGCACGGCTGAAGGTATTGCCCTTGGCGATATCACTGCTTTCGCTGCCTACCCTGGTGTCAAACGCGTCGGCGCAGGCCCTTGAAGAGGTTCTGGTTACCGCAGAGCGCCGTGTCGAATCGCTGCAGGACACGCCCATATCAATTACCGCGCTGAACAGTGAGGGGATCGATAAGCGCGGCATTACCAACACCGACGATATGTTCGCGTCGATGCCGGGTATGGGCGGCTATTCCGCGCCCGGTTCGCGCGGTGCAACCAGTCTGAGTATTCGCGGTATTTCCGGTGGCGTGGGCTCAAATATTTCACTGGACCCGGCTGTCGGGATGTATGTGGATGGTGTCTATGTCGGCAAAATGCTCGGCACAGCCATGGATGTTGCGCAGATCGAGCGCATTGAAATTCTCCGTGGTCCGCAGGGCACCCTTTATGGCCGGAACTCAACGGCCGGTGCGATTAACGTGATTTCGCGTAAACCACTGGGCGAGTTTGCCGCCGATCTGACCGCGGGACTCGGCAACTACGGACTGCGCACCTTGAAGGGCAGCGTGGACTTTGATGCGATCGGTGAGGTCGGCGAAGGGGCCGGCAAACTCAGTGCGGCATTGAATTTCCTGAGCAAAGACCGCGACGGCTTCTACGAGAATTACTCCGGTGGCGAGGACTTCGACAATCTGGATCGACTGGCCTGGCGCGCTGCGCTGCGCTGGGAGCCCCGCGAAAATATCACAGTGGACTACATCTACGATCACAGTGAGTTGGATGAGGTGGGGACGCTCCAGAAAGCCGTGGGCTTTACTGCCCTGAATACTCAGGGCACCAGCCGACTGGATTTTCTGAAGAACACCGTATTGCCGAGTGCTCAGGGTCTGGCGATGGCGCCGGGTGCCGATGGCCGTATCGCCAGCCGCTGGATTCCCTCTATTCAGAAAACTATCGATGCCTACGAGCAGGTATTGGCCAGAGGCGAAGGGCGGCCTAAAGGCGGCTGGGCGGATAATCCCCCGGTCAGCGAGAACGAGTCTGACGGTCACGCCATCACTGCTGAGTGGTTCCTGGGTGAGCGCGGTGTACTGGGTGAAGTCACGCTGAAGTCGATTACGGCTTACCGCGAAATTGAAACCTATGTCTTTGGCGATCTCGAGGATATTGACAGCAGCCTGGATGCCAACGGCATCGGTGCCTACAACGACAATCTCCACCTGGCATTGCTGCAGATCTATGGTCAATTTGGTGGTGCTGGCGCCGACGGCGTGTGGAATGCGATCGACACCTTGGGGGCGGGACACAGCCTGCAGGACACCAGCTCTGCCTATGAGCAGTTTTCTCAGGAGTTCCAGCTCACGGGGGCAACCGCGCAACTGGATTACACCCTGGGTTTGTTCTGGTTCGAGGACGAGTCCAACTACGACCGCAAGGCCGCTTTTGCCTTGCCGCTGGCCGGCCGTCAGGCTGAAAAATATACGCTGAATACGGATGCCTTGGCGCTGTACGGTCAGGGGACCTATCGCTTTGCGCAGCTCGAGGACCGGCTGGCACTGACCATCGGTATGCGCTACACCGAAGAGAAAAAAGCGGTGGCCTATAACTTCGGTAGGGTGGTCAGCCCCTTCGGTGTGACGCCGGCGCGATCTACAGACCTGGATAACAACTTCTACAACTTCAGCTACAACGCGACCGTGGCCTACGATGTGGCTGACAATATCAATGCCTTCCTGCGCTACGCCACCGGCTATCGTTCAGGTGGTTTCAACGGCGAAATCTTTGCCAATGGCTTCGATGAGGAGACCATTGAGCAGGTGGAAGTGGGGGTGAAGTCGGATTGGCTGGATAAGCGACTGCGCGTCAATGCCGGTGTGTATGCCTACAAATACGATGACCTGCAAACCAGTGTGATTGACACCACCTCGGGGACAGCGGCGTCGGCGATCATCAATGCCGGTGTGGCCGAGCGCTGGGGCAGCGAGCTCGAAATCTCGGTAGCGCCTGTTGAAGCGATGGTCGTCAGTCTGGCGTATTCCTACATCCACGGTGACTTTGCCGAGTATCCGAGCACCTGCTTTAACGGCGAATGTATCAAGGGCTACAAGGAGTCAAAACGCGGTAATTCACCGAGCAACAAAGTGAATCTGAGCCTTGACTACACCTTTGCCAGCACCGCCATCGGTGACTTCAACCTGTTTGTTGATGCGAACTGGCAGGATACCTGGGAGCAGGTCAGTCTGGCCCCGGCGGTTATCTCTGATGGTATGGGTGGCCAAGGCGTCTATTCCTTCCCCGTGCGGTCCATGGATGAGCGCACCGTGGTGAACGCGCGTATCAGTCTGAGCAATATCCCGGTGGAAAAAGGTGAGCTGATGGTGTCGCTGTGGGGGAACAACCTGACCGACGACGACTACCCGGCGTACGGTATTAACTTCCAGGGTCTGGGGCTCGAAACTGAACAATACGGTGCGCCGCGGACCTACGGTCTGGAGCTGCGTTACCGCTACTGA
- a CDS encoding SDR family NAD(P)-dependent oxidoreductase, with the protein MSGELHNKVALVTGGATGIGRAITEELVRQGAKVAVLDINDDAGQSLVSELNASGADTFYLHCDVSKEDVVKAAVNAVTAHFGRLDIACNNAAVSRGNGPIHEFSREVFDQTLELCLTNTWLCMKYEIAAMLAQGGGAIVNISSNASLRGQAFNTAYATAKGGVNILTKSASTEYAAKGIRINAVSPGVIRTPGLEKYFEEQPKMAEKLRKVAPMQRLGEPAEIANAVAFLLSEKASFITGQLLSVDGGGAVRG; encoded by the coding sequence GTGAGCGGAGAACTGCATAACAAGGTGGCGCTGGTCACCGGTGGCGCGACGGGTATCGGGCGTGCGATTACCGAAGAGCTGGTTCGCCAGGGGGCGAAGGTGGCGGTACTGGATATCAATGATGACGCCGGACAGTCGCTGGTCAGCGAGCTCAATGCCAGCGGCGCCGATACGTTTTATCTGCACTGTGATGTCAGCAAGGAAGACGTCGTCAAAGCGGCAGTAAATGCGGTGACTGCGCATTTTGGGCGCTTGGATATTGCCTGCAATAACGCGGCGGTGAGTCGCGGTAACGGGCCTATCCACGAGTTCAGTCGCGAGGTATTCGATCAGACGCTGGAACTGTGCCTGACCAACACCTGGTTGTGCATGAAGTATGAGATTGCCGCGATGTTGGCGCAGGGCGGTGGTGCCATCGTTAACATTTCGTCGAATGCTTCGCTCCGCGGTCAGGCGTTCAACACCGCCTATGCCACGGCGAAAGGCGGGGTGAACATTCTCACCAAGAGTGCGTCGACCGAGTATGCCGCTAAAGGCATTCGTATCAACGCCGTCTCTCCCGGTGTGATCCGGACACCGGGTCTGGAAAAGTATTTTGAAGAGCAGCCCAAAATGGCGGAGAAGTTGCGCAAGGTGGCGCCCATGCAGCGTTTGGGTGAACCCGCGGAGATCGCCAATGCGGTGGCGTTTCTCCTGTCAGAGAAAGCCTCGTTCATTACCGGCCAGCTGCTGTCGGTAGACGGTGGCGGTGCGGTAAGAGGATAA
- a CDS encoding SDR family NAD(P)-dependent oxidoreductase yields the protein MNKRLDGKVAIVTGGGQGIGAATAMRFAEEGAKVVICSRRMEPLEGVAQAIRAQGGECLPLSVDVSDEEAVKALVAETLAAYGRLDIVVNNAVLMVPGMLSSHSTKAWRQNFSVSLDGAMFLMREAYPELKKNRGAVVNVSSVCALAGAVATAAYSASKAAVIALSKSAAIEWAPNIRVNTVLPGAFLTPALESVNPDKEAQDATGKTIPLGRIGDPRECANAILFLASDEASYITGTELNVDGGRMAELNTGSARWEDKA from the coding sequence ATGAACAAACGCTTGGATGGGAAAGTGGCCATTGTGACGGGTGGCGGACAGGGGATTGGCGCGGCAACAGCCATGCGCTTTGCCGAAGAAGGGGCGAAGGTGGTGATTTGCAGCCGCCGCATGGAGCCGCTGGAGGGTGTTGCGCAGGCGATACGGGCGCAGGGGGGGGAATGTCTGCCCCTGTCTGTCGACGTCAGCGATGAAGAGGCCGTTAAAGCGCTGGTGGCCGAGACGCTGGCTGCATACGGCCGTCTCGATATTGTCGTGAACAACGCTGTGCTTATGGTGCCGGGTATGCTGTCGAGTCACAGCACGAAAGCTTGGCGTCAAAATTTCTCGGTGTCTCTCGATGGTGCGATGTTTCTGATGCGAGAGGCCTATCCAGAATTGAAGAAAAATCGCGGCGCGGTGGTGAATGTCTCCTCCGTCTGTGCACTGGCCGGGGCCGTGGCCACGGCCGCTTACAGTGCCTCCAAGGCAGCTGTGATCGCATTGAGCAAAAGTGCGGCAATTGAATGGGCGCCGAATATTCGGGTGAATACGGTATTGCCGGGGGCCTTTCTGACGCCCGCGCTGGAAAGCGTCAATCCGGATAAAGAGGCACAGGATGCCACCGGTAAGACCATTCCGCTGGGTCGAATCGGCGACCCGCGCGAGTGCGCCAATGCGATTCTGTTTTTGGCGAGCGATGAGGCTTCCTACATTACCGGCACAGAGCTGAATGTGGATGGCGGACGCATGGCCGAGTTGAACACCGGCAGTGCACGCTGGGAGGACAAGGCGTGA
- a CDS encoding Rieske 2Fe-2S domain-containing protein, protein MSIIASTRKPRVDLPMPYGWFQVLYSHELAAGQSLPLEYFGQELVIFRTEQGEAKVLDAYCPHMGAHLGYGIRDQAGGGSRVVGDSIVCPFHGWQFNGDGQCTGIPYAQRNPPKVERCEQVIPSWEVREQNQCIYVWYHPENIEPLFEPPVIDEAVPGNGDWGELKVYQWDIATHPQEIGENAVDAAHFQFVHGTPQVPEPTVMRFEEHCRFGLLESPMDTPKGRVEGRIENSSVGPGIATVRFSGICDTVLMANLTPIDEHNTRAMYAFIQRDANGKSVGRVAQAIIDDIRQQMEEDRIIWARKRYLEKPMLCDGDGPFAKFRRWYGQFLIEGQVDDRR, encoded by the coding sequence ATGTCGATCATTGCATCTACCCGAAAACCCCGTGTTGACCTGCCTATGCCCTACGGCTGGTTTCAGGTTTTGTATTCTCACGAACTGGCCGCAGGTCAGTCGCTGCCGCTGGAATATTTCGGTCAGGAACTGGTGATTTTCCGCACCGAGCAGGGCGAGGCCAAAGTGCTGGATGCTTACTGTCCGCACATGGGCGCGCACCTCGGCTACGGAATTCGCGATCAGGCCGGTGGTGGCTCGCGAGTGGTGGGTGACAGCATTGTCTGCCCGTTTCACGGCTGGCAGTTCAATGGTGACGGGCAGTGTACCGGGATTCCCTACGCACAGCGCAATCCCCCGAAAGTTGAGCGCTGTGAGCAGGTCATTCCGTCCTGGGAAGTGCGCGAACAGAACCAGTGTATTTACGTGTGGTATCACCCGGAAAATATCGAGCCCTTGTTCGAACCGCCGGTGATTGACGAAGCGGTGCCGGGCAATGGCGACTGGGGCGAGCTGAAAGTTTACCAGTGGGACATCGCTACTCATCCTCAGGAAATTGGGGAAAATGCGGTCGATGCTGCCCACTTCCAGTTTGTGCACGGAACCCCTCAAGTCCCCGAGCCCACGGTGATGCGGTTTGAAGAGCACTGCCGCTTTGGCCTGCTGGAATCGCCGATGGACACACCCAAAGGGCGGGTAGAGGGCCGTATTGAAAACAGCAGTGTCGGGCCGGGGATTGCCACGGTGCGCTTCAGCGGTATCTGCGACACGGTACTGATGGCCAATCTGACGCCTATCGATGAACACAATACCCGCGCCATGTACGCGTTTATTCAGCGGGATGCGAATGGCAAGTCGGTGGGGCGTGTGGCGCAGGCGATTATTGATGACATTCGCCAGCAGATGGAAGAAGACCGCATTATCTGGGCGCGCAAACGCTACCTGGAAAAGCCCATGCTCTGTGATGGCGATGGTCCCTTTGCGAAATTTCGTCGCTGGTACGGCCAGTTTCTGATTGAGGGACAGGTTGATGATCGCCGTTAA
- a CDS encoding amidohydrolase — protein sequence MRLIFKSVAVLVVLALLLAGGLWFSLYEFRPALPTQQLFVNGRILTMDSDNRVVNALLLEGEQIAAVGDGDRLRALADENAVVIDLEGKTLLPGFIDAHGHFPGTGLAARGVDLSSPPIGSVRRIADLQAQLRQAESALDEGAWLFGFGYDDSLLAEQRHPTREELDAVSATRPIYLMHSSGHLGMSNTAGLNAAGITLDTPDPEGGEIVRDADGMATGLLLEHATDLVAPLAMDFSFFDFIAMSDLAAQQYLAAGVTTAQSGGVDTRFLRGLKLLSDLGRIPQRLIVWPLADKSAEDLDSGLLNAESLHTARFDMKAVKLIADGSIQGYTAHLHQPYYRHPDPSFRGFPRLSDQSLTEQLVKYHCEAYQLAIHGNGDEAIESILNAFAEAQQRCPRDDPRAIVVHAQTATPAQLQRMKALGMTPSFFVAHTFFWGDRHRDRFLGPARASRISPLQDALDEDLRFTVHLDSPVVPMDIGRLLWSATTRQTRSGAVLGEEQRVDIWQALRSVTIDAAWQSFEEQRLGSLEVGKQADLVQLDRDPTEGAEALLAFKVERTWIGGRCVYQRGRDDCELTE from the coding sequence ATGCGCCTGATTTTCAAAAGTGTTGCTGTGCTGGTGGTCCTGGCACTTTTGCTAGCAGGAGGGCTGTGGTTCTCGCTGTATGAGTTTCGGCCAGCCCTGCCGACGCAGCAGTTGTTCGTCAACGGTCGAATTCTGACGATGGATAGCGACAACCGCGTGGTGAATGCGCTGTTGTTGGAGGGTGAGCAGATTGCCGCTGTGGGTGATGGGGATCGCCTGCGAGCACTGGCGGACGAGAATGCGGTAGTGATCGACCTTGAGGGGAAGACACTCTTGCCTGGGTTTATTGACGCTCACGGTCATTTTCCCGGCACCGGCCTCGCCGCAAGAGGTGTGGATCTGAGCAGCCCGCCGATTGGCTCAGTACGACGTATCGCCGATTTGCAGGCGCAGTTACGTCAGGCGGAATCAGCGCTTGACGAGGGGGCGTGGCTGTTCGGCTTTGGCTACGATGACTCTCTGCTGGCTGAACAGCGGCACCCCACACGCGAAGAACTCGATGCGGTCTCGGCAACGCGGCCGATTTATTTGATGCACAGCTCTGGTCATCTGGGTATGAGCAATACGGCTGGCTTGAACGCGGCGGGGATTACGCTCGATACGCCAGACCCGGAGGGCGGCGAGATCGTACGTGATGCTGACGGCATGGCGACCGGGCTGCTGCTTGAGCATGCCACGGATCTGGTTGCGCCGCTGGCGATGGACTTTTCCTTCTTCGATTTTATTGCAATGAGTGATCTCGCTGCGCAGCAGTATCTGGCGGCCGGGGTGACGACGGCGCAGAGCGGTGGCGTGGATACGCGTTTTTTGCGCGGACTCAAACTGCTGTCTGATTTGGGACGCATTCCTCAGCGATTGATTGTCTGGCCGTTGGCGGACAAGTCGGCAGAAGATTTGGACAGCGGTCTGCTCAATGCCGAATCCCTGCACACGGCGCGCTTTGATATGAAGGCGGTGAAACTGATTGCCGATGGTTCTATTCAGGGATACACCGCGCATCTGCATCAGCCGTATTACCGGCATCCCGACCCGAGCTTTCGCGGCTTTCCGCGGCTTTCTGATCAGTCGCTGACTGAGCAACTGGTGAAATACCACTGCGAGGCTTATCAGCTTGCCATTCACGGGAACGGTGACGAGGCGATAGAAAGCATTCTGAACGCCTTTGCCGAGGCGCAGCAGCGCTGTCCCCGCGATGACCCAAGGGCGATTGTCGTCCACGCACAAACGGCAACGCCAGCCCAGTTGCAGCGTATGAAGGCTCTGGGGATGACGCCCAGCTTCTTTGTGGCTCATACCTTTTTCTGGGGGGATCGTCATCGCGACCGATTCCTCGGACCGGCGCGCGCCTCGCGTATAAGCCCTTTGCAGGACGCGCTGGATGAAGACCTGCGTTTTACTGTGCATCTGGACTCGCCGGTGGTGCCGATGGATATCGGGCGATTGCTGTGGTCGGCGACCACCCGTCAGACGCGCAGTGGCGCCGTTTTGGGTGAAGAGCAACGGGTGGATATTTGGCAGGCGCTGAGGTCGGTCACCATTGATGCGGCCTGGCAAAGTTTTGAGGAGCAGCGACTGGGCTCGCTGGAAGTGGGTAAGCAAGCCGACCTTGTGCAACTGGATCGCGACCCCACCGAGGGGGCCGAGGCACTGCTGGCATTCAAGGTGGAGCGAACCTGGATAGGCGGTCGCTGCGTGTACCAGCGCGGGCGTGACGACTGCGAACTGACGGAATAA
- a CDS encoding AraC family transcriptional regulator: MTTAKPDIQHEIPVRKFLRLLDYLEKVGIEPAPIAKRGGLDMNRLIQEDPDTLLPGYRYSSLYELAAEEMQKLNVAVPWGAGIGSDIFHFMCYSIINCQTLEEALRRAERYQRMVYPMTGYHIILSVDGDTAELRYHFDNNTIKPQFMPDSWDRVEFSDTVAKASGLRVWHAFMGWLVGRDIDLIDVQISAPEFSTAYTNSVNTVMGATPSYDADYTAMRFHADCLRYRTVHTSESLEAFLRNAVYALIAQDSRPASTGAAIRSLLAKSGAGSLPSFEDMAENLHMSPSSLRRRLQSEGTSYQELKDHYRRDIAMRHLRENTLKIHEIGELLGFLESSSFIRSFRNWTGLTPKQYRSEFFDD, encoded by the coding sequence ATGACTACAGCCAAGCCCGATATCCAGCATGAAATCCCCGTCCGAAAATTTTTGCGGCTGCTGGATTATCTGGAGAAAGTCGGTATAGAACCGGCCCCGATTGCCAAGCGCGGCGGCCTCGATATGAATCGCCTGATACAGGAAGACCCGGATACGCTGCTGCCGGGCTACCGCTATTCCAGCCTGTATGAGCTGGCCGCCGAAGAAATGCAGAAACTGAATGTGGCGGTTCCCTGGGGCGCCGGAATCGGCAGCGATATTTTTCACTTCATGTGCTACAGCATTATCAACTGCCAGACATTGGAGGAGGCCCTGCGCCGCGCCGAGCGCTATCAGCGCATGGTGTATCCAATGACCGGCTACCACATCATTCTGAGCGTCGACGGGGACACTGCCGAACTGCGCTATCACTTCGATAACAACACCATCAAACCGCAATTCATGCCGGACAGTTGGGATCGCGTAGAATTTTCAGACACCGTGGCCAAGGCCTCAGGACTCCGGGTCTGGCATGCCTTCATGGGGTGGCTGGTCGGCCGAGATATCGATCTGATTGACGTACAGATCTCCGCACCGGAGTTTTCTACCGCCTATACCAACAGCGTCAACACAGTGATGGGCGCCACACCCAGCTACGACGCCGACTACACGGCCATGCGCTTTCACGCTGACTGTCTGCGCTATCGCACCGTACATACCTCGGAGTCGCTGGAGGCCTTCCTGCGAAATGCAGTTTACGCGCTGATCGCTCAGGACTCCCGTCCCGCCAGTACCGGCGCCGCCATTCGCTCACTGCTCGCCAAAAGCGGCGCCGGCAGCCTCCCCAGTTTCGAAGACATGGCGGAAAACCTGCACATGTCACCATCGAGCTTGCGCCGCCGCCTGCAGAGCGAGGGCACCAGCTATCAGGAGCTGAAGGACCACTATCGACGCGATATCGCCATGCGCCACCTCCGTGAAAACACGCTGAAAATTCATGAGATTGGTGAACTGTTGGGCTTTCTTGAGTCGAGCTCCTTTATCCGCTCTTTCCGCAACTGGACCGGGCTTACCCCCAAGCAGTACCGCTCGGAATTTTTCGACGACTGA
- a CDS encoding FAD-dependent oxidoreductase, with protein sequence MIAVKEVRDCRHPALMSPGRIGNLTLRNRTLLAAMGTEYVEEDGSIGDRAIAYYEARAAGGAGMIVLETSSIAWPFGMSMPRMLGLSSDDYIPGLKRLAERVQQHGCRIAAQLNHSGKVSAHDVAEGRTLLVPSLPKRAANDMGDGLTMAEMANFVRSAGPDGKGPRFKEMEQSDIDWVVDCFASAARRVMEAGFDAIELHAGHGYLLSSFLSPYANRRDDDYGGNLENRARLLLNVVAAIKREIGDDFPIVVRLDAHEYRTEGGITLDDAVRVAALLEQAGCHAIDVSAYSNNSAIGFTEGPLVHQPGGYIDFAKAIKAAVSIPVIAVGRIEPDVAERHIAHGDFDFLAMGRKLLADPDLPNKLKDGRAETIRPCIYCYVCVSQIFINKSLRCAVNPETGYEQDQRHLPMAENPKRILVVGGGPAGMEAARVLAERGHCVQLWEREPQLGGTLRVAALAYEPNGRLISYLEQGLYASGVEVCLEREATVEALVNAGCDDVVLALGADRRAPALPGKELPHVLDGEELRDMLFKGDARGKLGVVQRVLLKLMNGLGINRNIDRMRMLSKLYMPLGKRIVIIGGGLVGLEVAELLAERGREVSVLEPGRDFGAELSVVRRWRVLHGLRSHSVALINKATVSRIDAQGVHYEHAETSQRVHADNVIIAQGAVPSTSLQRQLEEKGLSVHNIGDSAEIAYIEGAIHSARALAATL encoded by the coding sequence ATGATCGCCGTTAAAGAAGTGCGAGACTGCCGTCACCCCGCCCTGATGTCGCCGGGGCGAATCGGCAATCTGACCCTGCGTAATCGCACGCTGCTGGCGGCGATGGGCACCGAGTATGTCGAAGAGGATGGCAGTATCGGCGATCGCGCGATCGCCTACTACGAAGCGCGTGCTGCCGGAGGTGCGGGCATGATCGTGCTGGAAACCAGTTCCATCGCCTGGCCCTTCGGGATGTCGATGCCAAGAATGCTGGGGCTTTCTTCCGACGATTATATTCCGGGACTGAAGCGACTGGCTGAGCGGGTGCAGCAGCACGGCTGCCGTATTGCCGCGCAGTTGAATCACAGCGGCAAGGTGTCTGCCCATGATGTTGCCGAGGGCCGGACATTGTTGGTGCCGTCGCTGCCCAAGCGTGCTGCCAATGATATGGGCGATGGCCTGACCATGGCCGAAATGGCAAATTTCGTGCGCTCAGCGGGTCCGGACGGCAAAGGGCCGCGCTTCAAGGAAATGGAACAGAGCGACATCGACTGGGTGGTGGATTGCTTTGCGTCAGCCGCCCGGCGGGTGATGGAGGCGGGCTTCGATGCCATTGAACTGCACGCTGGACACGGCTATCTGTTGTCCTCCTTCCTGTCGCCGTATGCGAACCGTCGCGACGATGACTACGGCGGTAATCTTGAGAACCGTGCACGGCTGCTTCTCAATGTCGTGGCGGCGATCAAGCGGGAAATCGGCGACGACTTTCCGATTGTCGTTCGCCTCGATGCCCATGAATATCGCACTGAGGGCGGCATTACCCTCGATGACGCGGTGCGGGTGGCGGCGCTCTTGGAGCAAGCCGGGTGTCACGCCATTGACGTGAGCGCCTATTCCAACAACAGCGCTATTGGTTTTACCGAGGGGCCGCTGGTACATCAGCCCGGTGGCTATATCGATTTTGCCAAGGCGATCAAGGCCGCTGTGTCGATCCCTGTCATTGCGGTGGGGCGCATCGAACCGGACGTGGCCGAGCGTCATATTGCGCATGGCGATTTCGACTTTCTGGCCATGGGCCGCAAGCTGCTGGCTGATCCGGATTTACCGAATAAGTTGAAGGACGGGCGCGCGGAGACGATCCGGCCCTGTATCTATTGCTATGTCTGTGTCAGCCAGATTTTTATCAATAAATCACTGCGCTGCGCGGTGAATCCCGAGACAGGCTACGAGCAGGATCAGCGTCACCTACCGATGGCGGAAAATCCCAAGCGGATTCTGGTTGTCGGCGGTGGTCCGGCGGGGATGGAAGCGGCACGAGTCCTGGCCGAGCGAGGGCACTGCGTTCAATTGTGGGAGCGAGAGCCCCAGTTAGGCGGTACGCTGCGGGTTGCGGCTCTGGCTTACGAGCCCAATGGGCGTTTGATTTCCTACCTTGAGCAGGGGCTTTACGCTTCCGGTGTCGAGGTATGCCTGGAGCGCGAAGCCACCGTTGAGGCGCTGGTGAATGCGGGGTGCGATGACGTCGTACTGGCACTGGGCGCTGATCGCCGTGCCCCGGCGCTGCCCGGTAAAGAGTTGCCTCATGTGCTGGATGGCGAAGAACTGCGCGACATGCTGTTCAAGGGCGATGCACGAGGAAAGCTGGGCGTTGTTCAGCGTGTACTGCTGAAACTGATGAATGGCTTGGGCATAAATCGCAATATTGATCGCATGCGGATGCTCAGCAAACTGTATATGCCATTGGGCAAGCGCATCGTGATTATCGGTGGCGGTCTGGTGGGGCTTGAGGTGGCCGAGCTTCTCGCTGAGCGTGGGCGGGAGGTCAGCGTGCTGGAACCGGGACGCGATTTTGGTGCCGAGCTGAGTGTTGTTCGCCGCTGGCGGGTGCTGCATGGTTTGCGCTCGCATTCTGTTGCCTTGATTAACAAGGCGACGGTGAGCCGTATCGATGCCCAAGGGGTTCACTACGAACATGCGGAGACCTCGCAGCGGGTGCACGCGGACAATGTGATCATTGCCCAGGGCGCCGTTCCCAGTACATCGCTCCAGCGGCAGTTGGAGGAAAAAGGGCTGAGCGTCCATAACATTGGTGACAGCGCCGAGATTGCTTACATCGAAGGGGCAATACACAGTGCGCGGGCACTGGCAGCGACGCTCTGA